From the Bacteroidia bacterium genome, one window contains:
- a CDS encoding PAAR domain-containing protein — translation MGQPAARIGDMHVCPIVVPPPHVGGPVIAGTPAVLIAGMPAARVGDMCACAGPPDTIIAGSSTVMIGGMPAARMGDSTAHGGSIVAGAPTVMIG, via the coding sequence ATGGGGCAACCCGCGGCACGAATAGGTGATATGCACGTCTGTCCGATCGTGGTACCTCCACCGCATGTCGGCGGGCCGGTCATCGCGGGGACTCCTGCCGTGCTCATCGCCGGCATGCCCGCGGCGCGGGTCGGTGACATGTGCGCCTGCGCCGGTCCGCCCGACACCATCATTGCGGGCTCATCCACGGTGATGATCGGCGGCATGCCCGCTGCGCGCATGGGCGACAGCACGGCGCACGGCGGCAGCATTGTCGCGGGCGCCCCGACAGTCATGATTGGATAA
- the vgrG gene encoding type VI secretion system tip protein VgrG, which translates to MSDERVIASDAPKSVATFSILSDGVKVPGSMQVLSVLVEREVNRIPSATITIQDGAAAEQSFAVSNGEEFAPGKRIEIQAGYRSNEERIFSGIVISQAVKVRKNVSLLVVECRHSAVRMSTRPLCAYFHDVTDQDVADTLFAAHGLSVSTSGSAVSHAQLVQYDSTDWDFMLCRAEANGWWVIAGDDSITVGPPDFSRSAELTLQYGATIHDLDAEMDARVQFETLRANGWDPASQALISPAEAADPGAPAAGNIAGSALAVATGNDALDYRHAGVGESEMQAWADGAMRKRRLGKIRGTLRTDGTALALPGNPVVINGAGERFEGTHMMTGVRHQIGKGNWETTIQFGESPERFAERFRVHQPAASALLPPVHGLQIGIVTSLEDPLGEDRIQVRLPLVDAADEGAWMRMASPDAGSGRGMVFRPEIEDEVIVGFINNDPRHGVVLGMLHSSAHAAPLTGSNDNHEKGYVSRSGIRLHFDDDKTIVTLSTPGGHSLVLDDDEAVVRLEDSNGNKIVMNRDGIEIESVRDMKLTAAVDVKAEAGANAEFTAGASAKVEGGAGAELSAGGNTTVRGAMVQIN; encoded by the coding sequence ATGAGTGATGAACGCGTCATAGCGAGCGATGCACCGAAATCGGTTGCCACGTTTTCCATACTCAGCGACGGTGTGAAAGTACCGGGCAGCATGCAGGTGCTGTCGGTGCTCGTCGAGCGCGAGGTGAATCGCATCCCTTCAGCGACCATCACCATTCAGGACGGAGCGGCCGCGGAGCAGTCGTTTGCCGTGAGCAACGGCGAAGAATTTGCGCCGGGCAAGCGCATCGAGATTCAGGCCGGTTACAGAAGCAACGAGGAACGGATATTCAGCGGCATCGTGATCAGTCAGGCCGTGAAAGTGCGGAAAAATGTCTCGTTGCTCGTGGTGGAATGTCGCCACAGCGCGGTGCGCATGAGCACACGACCGCTGTGCGCGTACTTCCATGACGTGACGGACCAGGATGTTGCGGACACGTTGTTCGCGGCCCACGGCTTGAGCGTCAGCACCTCGGGCAGCGCCGTCTCGCACGCCCAACTCGTGCAATACGACAGCACGGACTGGGACTTCATGCTCTGCCGCGCCGAAGCCAACGGATGGTGGGTGATCGCGGGCGATGACAGCATCACCGTCGGTCCTCCCGATTTCAGCCGCAGCGCGGAACTCACCCTGCAGTACGGTGCGACCATCCATGATCTCGACGCGGAAATGGACGCGCGTGTGCAGTTCGAGACACTGCGCGCGAACGGCTGGGATCCGGCGAGCCAGGCGTTGATATCTCCGGCGGAGGCAGCGGACCCGGGCGCACCGGCGGCGGGCAATATTGCCGGATCGGCACTTGCCGTTGCGACGGGTAACGACGCGCTGGACTATCGCCACGCCGGCGTCGGCGAGAGCGAGATGCAGGCCTGGGCGGACGGCGCGATGCGTAAACGACGGCTTGGAAAAATTCGCGGTACACTTCGTACCGATGGCACGGCGCTGGCGCTTCCCGGCAATCCCGTCGTGATCAACGGCGCCGGTGAGCGCTTCGAAGGCACGCACATGATGACGGGCGTACGTCACCAAATCGGCAAGGGCAACTGGGAGACGACGATTCAATTCGGTGAGTCACCAGAGCGCTTTGCCGAACGCTTTCGCGTGCATCAACCCGCCGCCTCTGCGCTGCTGCCACCGGTGCACGGTCTGCAGATCGGCATCGTCACCTCGCTCGAGGATCCTTTGGGAGAAGATCGCATTCAGGTGCGCCTGCCCCTGGTGGATGCGGCCGACGAGGGTGCCTGGATGCGCATGGCAAGTCCCGACGCGGGCAGCGGCCGGGGCATGGTGTTCCGGCCCGAAATCGAAGACGAGGTGATCGTCGGTTTCATCAACAACGACCCGCGGCACGGCGTGGTATTGGGTATGCTGCACAGCAGCGCGCATGCGGCGCCGCTCACGGGCAGCAACGACAATCACGAAAAGGGCTATGTGTCCCGGAGCGGCATACGGCTGCATTTCGACGACGACAAAACCATCGTGACATTATCGACGCCCGGAGGGCATTCCCTGGTTCTCGACGACGACGAGGCCGTCGTGCGCCTTGAGGACAGCAACGGCAATAAAATCGTCATGAACAGAGACGGTATCGAGATCGAGAGCGTACGCGATATGAAGTTGACCGCCGCCGTGGATGTCAAGGCAGAGGCCGGAGCGAATGCGGAATTCACGGCAGGCGCCAGCGCCAAGGTCGAAGGCGGCGCGGGTGCGGAACTCTCCGCCGGTGGAAACACCACCGTGCGCGGTGCAATGGTACAGATCAATTAA
- a CDS encoding GPW/gp25 family protein, with amino-acid sequence MADTKDMFLGTGWSFPPRFNQAAGAVEMTGGFDDIRASLEILLGTRPGERVMQPKYGCNMEDLLFENLNTGTKTLMKDRIQTAILYFESRIEIERIELDDTRQNEGVILVRIDYIVSSTNSRFNFVFPYFLNEASELDMLTTNHPLAG; translated from the coding sequence ATGGCGGACACAAAAGATATGTTTCTCGGAACGGGATGGAGCTTCCCGCCGCGTTTCAATCAGGCGGCGGGCGCCGTGGAAATGACCGGTGGCTTCGACGACATACGCGCAAGTCTGGAAATCCTGCTCGGCACCCGTCCGGGCGAACGCGTCATGCAGCCCAAGTATGGCTGCAACATGGAGGATCTGTTGTTCGAAAATCTCAACACGGGCACAAAAACCCTGATGAAAGACAGAATTCAGACCGCGATCCTGTACTTCGAATCCCGCATCGAAATCGAGCGTATCGAACTCGACGATACGCGGCAGAACGAAGGTGTGATCCTCGTGCGCATAGACTACATCGTGAGCTCCACCAATTCCCGTTTCAATTTCGTGTTTCCGTACTTCCTCAATGAGGCATCGGAGCTTGACATGTTGACCACCAATCATCCGCTGGCCGGATAG
- a CDS encoding DUF5908 family protein, with protein MPIEINELHIKVTVNQPAPAGGEGSSTPPAKAGTSDDKLLADAVEQTLRILKKAGER; from the coding sequence ATGCCCATTGAAATCAACGAGCTGCATATCAAAGTGACGGTGAATCAACCCGCGCCGGCCGGCGGAGAGGGCAGCAGCACGCCGCCCGCGAAAGCGGGAACGTCGGACGACAAACTGCTTGCGGACGCCGTGGAGCAGACCTTGCGCATTCTGAAAAAGGCGGGAGAACGCTGA
- a CDS encoding LysM peptidoglycan-binding domain-containing protein, whose product MPTTGQLEKLRIIAHLTADYSDEVTEANTFEAMLNPEAYTLDYKVEYQDGQGQGTSAAQQRFTVKKPEEIAFELLLDSTGVTDGNPRDSIEEDINKLRDLLLKYEGEIHEPKHFVVLWGSLLFKGRCTGLTITMKLFNPDGKPIRALCKASFKGSVEDNLRTAEERNQSPDLTHSRLVKQGDTLPKLCYEVYGHSKYYPLVARVNRLPQFRALVPGERLFFPPLEKNTPVS is encoded by the coding sequence ATGCCGACGACTGGCCAGTTGGAAAAACTGCGTATCATCGCGCACCTCACCGCGGATTACAGCGACGAGGTCACCGAAGCGAACACCTTCGAAGCCATGCTCAACCCCGAGGCCTATACGCTCGACTACAAGGTGGAGTATCAGGACGGGCAGGGGCAGGGCACCAGCGCCGCACAGCAGCGATTTACCGTAAAAAAACCCGAGGAAATCGCTTTCGAGCTGCTGCTGGATTCCACCGGTGTGACGGACGGAAATCCGCGGGACTCCATCGAAGAGGACATCAACAAGCTGCGCGATCTTCTCCTGAAATACGAGGGCGAGATTCACGAGCCGAAGCATTTCGTGGTGCTCTGGGGCAGTCTGCTGTTCAAAGGCCGCTGCACCGGCCTGACTATTACGATGAAGCTGTTCAATCCCGACGGCAAGCCGATACGCGCTCTCTGCAAAGCGAGTTTCAAAGGCAGCGTGGAGGACAATCTGCGTACGGCCGAGGAACGCAATCAATCCCCCGATCTGACGCATTCACGCCTGGTGAAGCAGGGCGACACCCTGCCGAAGCTGTGCTACGAGGTGTATGGTCATTCGAAATACTACCCGCTCGTCGCGCGCGTGAACCGTCTGCCGCAGTTCCGCGCCCTGGTTCCGGGCGAGCGTCTCTTTTTTCCGCCACTGGAGAAAAATACCCCGGTGTCATGA